In Flavobacterium piscisymbiosum, the sequence CTGTTTAAAGATCGAGTTTCACTCTTTGGAAACTACATGAACGGATTTCAGAATGTAGCTCCTTTTACGCAGCCCGATGGTACGGTATCGGTCTTCAAGCCCCAAATGGCAAATCAGTGGGAATTTGGAATCAAGACAGATTTGAGCAATGAGAAGCTGACCGCTACAATCAGCTATTATGATATAAGCCTGAGCAATATCATCAGGTCGAGCGGGACCACGCAGGGAACGAATTATCGTGTGCAGGACGGCACCCAAAACAGCAGGGGGTTTGAAGCAGACATTTATTCCAAACCAGTAGAAGGCCTTTTGCTAAATGCAGGATATGCCTATAACCACAGTACCGCTACGTCCTCAAATGCTGCCTTTCAGGGGCTCAGGCCTGAAGATGCAGGACCTGAAAGCACTTTAACATTTTACGCAAGCTATAATATCTCCAGAGGAGTGTTAAGCGGTTTGGGAGCTGGGTTTGGAGGGAATTACAGCAGTAAAAATGTCATAATAAATAACAGGAATCAGGGTGAATTTTATCTGGAGGCTTACAGGATTTACAATGCCGGGATTTTTTATAATCGCAGCCGTTACAGATTTGCTGCCAATGTTGATAATCTTGCCAACAGTAAGTATTACACAGGCTCTTTCTGGACGTATTCTCCCGGAATGCTCAGGAAGCTGACAATAAGCGCCACTTTAAAATTTTAAATTGTGTATCACAGCTGGATCGTATGATAGTGGTGGTTAATGGCAATCTGAGTGGCTTTTTTTGTAACTTCGTCTGAGCTAGGCAGGGAAGGATTTACGTCTTCCCTTACAGTCAGGGTTGCCCGTATAACGAAAAATATAAAACTAAGCAAAGTATGGAGAAAGGAAAAATGGAATTACAGCCTGAACAAGTTGGTTCTGCATTAGATGTGATAGTCAAGGCATCAATACCTTTAATAGTTGTTTCACCCGGTGACCTTGAGCCTGAAGGTTTTGGCAGCGGCTGCATTGTAAGACATCGTGAAAGATTATTTCTACTTTCCGTAGCCCATGTAACAGATTATGAAGGTAAATCTACCTGTATCATCACAAACCAGCTGCCAAAAGACGGTAAGGGAGTTATATATTCAGTAGGTGCAATGTGTTTCTTTGATGAATACAAATTGGCAAAGGACCAAATACTGGAAGAAATTCAGTCGCTCGATGACCTATTACAGAATTTTAATGAGACACTGGATGTTACTTTCTGTGAAATCAAAGAGCCCATAGAATTAATACAGCCGGAAACAGATTTTATTTACCACAAAATTGAAAAAGGTAGAAAAATAATTTTTGATTTTGATGCCATTGATAATCCGGACAAAAGTAAAGTTTACGGTTTTAGCGGTTACATAAGGCAAGAGATAAACCCGGGAAAAATAGAGAGTCAAATCACATTAAAAATTGGTCTTACCTTCCATAAGACAAAAGGAAGATTCCATATGTTTCTGGCAGACAAAATCATAAGAGACGCAGATGATTATAGAGGCTGCAGCGGTGCACCTATTGTTGATGAAGAAGGAAAACTCGTAGCTCTAGCTGCTTCTGTATTGAAAAATTCCCAAATAGTTTTCGGCTTTTCAATTCATGAATGCAAAAGGCTGTTAGATCATGCAATTGAAACAAACTTATTGTAAAAAGGCCTAACTGTAGTTAAAGCAGGGAAATTATTCACTTTATAGCAAAAAATAGAATGGCAGGAAATTTAGTAAAAAGACAGCATTTTGTTCCCCGTACTTACCTTAAGCATTTTGCCAGGCAGGATGGTCAGGATTATCTCATTTGCGCGCTGCCAAATTCGTCAACAGATAAAGATAAGATTTTTGAAGTAAATATCAAGAATATCGGTCTTGAAAAGGACTTTTATACTTTGCCAGGGGAAACTGATGACCAGAAAATGGCAATTGAAAATTTCTATGCTGAAGAATTTGAACAGCATTATTCTACCATTTATGACATTCTTGTCAATCCCGTAAAAACAGAAGTTACCCCTGAGGAAAGGAAGCTAATTATTTCTACGGTCATTACGATGTATTATCGCACAACTAAGTGGGTCAACGCAAGTAAGAGCCTTATGAGCAGGGTCTTCTACCAAATGTTCCAGCTTTGCGAGCAGACCGGGAAGGATTATTTTGTCTTTGAAGGTGAAAAAATATCCATTGCAGGAAAAACATTGGAGCAGTTTACCAAGGAGTTCAATGAAGAGCGACAGCCCCATATGATATTGACCCAACTGGAGGTTGCCTTCAAGCTGATCAATATCCGAGTACAGGTGGATGCCATAACGGTGGTAAGGCTGGGAGAAGACGATTTGGAATTTGTGATAAGCGATAATCCCGTTATAGCTAGTAATCCGACGGCTACACGATTTGCACCTTTCGACCCCAACAACTTATTGTATCTGCCTCTGGATCCAAAACACATGCTGATTTTGATTCCTGAAAAATCGGAAGGCTTAGAAAACAGAATATTCAGGAGAACTTCAACCGGTTTCATGGCGGCAATGGAAAAGCTGACTTCCAATTACCAGCAGATGGAGAATTCTGAAAAGTTCATGATGGGAACCAGAGATGAATTGGAATCCTATCTCGACACCAAAGACATTACGGAAAAGCCTACTGCTGAAATGAGTGAAGAGGAC encodes:
- a CDS encoding DUF4238 domain-containing protein, whose amino-acid sequence is MAGNLVKRQHFVPRTYLKHFARQDGQDYLICALPNSSTDKDKIFEVNIKNIGLEKDFYTLPGETDDQKMAIENFYAEEFEQHYSTIYDILVNPVKTEVTPEERKLIISTVITMYYRTTKWVNASKSLMSRVFYQMFQLCEQTGKDYFVFEGEKISIAGKTLEQFTKEFNEERQPHMILTQLEVAFKLINIRVQVDAITVVRLGEDDLEFVISDNPVIASNPTATRFAPFDPNNLLYLPLDPKHMLILIPEKSEGLENRIFRRTSTGFMAAMEKLTSNYQQMENSEKFMMGTRDELESYLDTKDITEKPTAEMSEEDRAALQKFIGKFGI